A region from the Rhinoderma darwinii isolate aRhiDar2 chromosome 2, aRhiDar2.hap1, whole genome shotgun sequence genome encodes:
- the C2H13orf42 gene encoding uncharacterized protein C13orf42 homolog codes for MYIEIVPYICTTETVMLRKIQSALHPNSCSRDLTEDNTTCNGTLSPVRLVRSTSMYVVGERMQTFGESLKKYKSTTNIEESGCCYYKNEDSAWMFAKTQDFLQYLQDLLALRKKYLASLHNLRCITGTSEYSPVSTKSSKAEKKSPAHETGEVKVSKDNVKQNRNSDILDAIAYYDSVIAELDTEKRIRTAPSDFKHADVDFDVATSSREHSLHSNWILRAPRRSTEEVLRTSIYSGSWRSSVGNTCIKRIERYPIYLPKAVEGAFNTLKFKPQLKVK; via the exons ATGTATATTGAAATTGTTCCATATATTTGTACAACAGAAACAGTCATGCTGAGAAAAATTCAGTCGGCTCTTCACCCGAACTCTTGCAGTCGTGACCTTACAGAAGATAACACTACTTGCAATGGCACTCTTTCTCCAGTTCGCTTGGTCCGCAGCACCTCTATGTATGTAGTTGGAGAAAGGATGCAAACTTTTGGTGAGTCTTTAAAAAAGTATAAAAGCACAACAAATATTGAGGAATCAGGATGCTGCTACTACAAAAACGAGGACTCTGCATGGATGTTTGCCAAGACACAGGATTTCCTCCAGTACCTtcaggatctgttagctctcagAAAAAAATATCTGGCTAGCCTTCATAATTTAAGGTGCATAACTGGAACGTCTGAATATTCGCCAGTATCAACCAAGTCGTCCaaagctgaaaaaaagtcaccagCACATGAGACAGGGGAAGTCAAG GTTTCAAAGGATAATGTAAAGCAGAATCGCAACTCAGATATCCTAGATGCTATAGCTTATTATGATTCAGTCATTGCAGAACTGGACACGGAGAAGAGAATAAGGACGGCACCGAGCGATTTCAAGCATGCAGATGTTGACTTTGATG TGGCCACCAGTAGCAGAGAACATAGTTTGCATTCAAACTGGATTCTACGGGCACCAAGGAGAAGTACAGAGGAGGTCTTAAGAACGTCCATATACAGCGGGTCCTGGAGAAGCAGCGTGGGGAACACATGTATTAAGAGGATAGAGCGATATCCAATCTACCTGCCGAAAGCTGTAGAAGGAGCGTTTAACACATTGAAATTTAAACCTCAGCTAAAAGTCAAGTAG